The Gemmatimonas phototrophica region CACCGTGGGCACCGCATCCAACAGGAATGCGAGGTACTCGCGTCCGCCGGCGTGCTCCAGCTCCCCGCGCCGTTCGAGTTCATCGGCGAGCGTGAGCCAGTCCACGACGCTGCCGCGTTCCGTGATGGCCAACATGGCCCGGAACAGGCGACGGTGTCCCTCGCGATAGAACATGGAGTCATCCACGTGCTCGCCGGCGCGCAGAATGGCATCGGCGTCGAGCAGCATGGCGCCCAGGACGGCCTGCTCGGCTTCTTCCGACCAGGGCGGGCGACGCTCCTTGTACGGATCCCGCGCGGTGGTGGGGGCGGTCGGCAGCGGTGAGCCGCCAGCGCCCGGAGAGGTCACAGCAAGACTGGTCATGTCACGTTACTCCGCACCACTGCTGGTGGCGCGCGCAGCATCAAGAATACGACGGGCGAGTTTCACATCTTCCCACGTGGGGCGCTTCCAGGATTCATTCCGCAACAACGCCGCCGGATGATACGTCACGATGAGCGGGACCCCCTGGAAGCGGTGTACCTTGCCGCGCAGCGCACCGATGCCCGTGGTGGTCTGCAACAGCGTCTGTGCCGCGAATCGGCCCAGCGCGAGGATGACCTTCGGTCGCACCAGCTCGATCTGTCGCAGCAAATACGGCTGACAGGCCTGCACTTCGTCGGGCAAGGGGTCGCGATTCCCCGGTGGACGATGCTTCAGCACGTTGCAGATGTACACGTCGTCGCGTGACAGCTGAATGGCGCTGAGGATTTTCGTGAGCAGCTGCCCGGCTTCGCCGACAAACGGCCGTCCCTGCTCATCCTCGTTGGCGCCCGGTGCCTCTCCTACACAGAGGAACTCCGCCTGCGGGTTGCCTTCGCCCGGCACCGCGTGCCTGGCCCCTTTATGCAGACCGCACGCGGTACAGGCGGCGACGTGCTGCACAACGTCCTGCAGCGTTGGCAACGACGCGACGTGCGGCGAGAACTCTGCCACATGCAAGCGCCCAGCTTCCAGCCCGGCCGGAATACCCAGGGCATCAAGCCAGGGGGGGAGCGTCACCTGCACACTGGCAGCGGGGATCCTCGGTGCGTCCGCGGCTTCCGCCGCGGCAACCGGTGGCTTGCGCGACCCGTCGGTGTTTGCCGTCGGTACCGGTGGTACCGCCGGGGTAGCGCCAGGTCGGAGCGCCCCGGCGTTACGTAGCGTAGCGCGCCAGTCCGTGCTGACCTGGTCATCGAAGCGCCGCTCCGGAACGGGAGGCGCCGGCGCCATTGGCGGTACCGCTTTTGGCGCGGCCTCAGTATGGGATGGCGGCGGTTCGTCGAAACCGTCGGGCGGCGCGCCGGTCTCCCGCCCGCGTGACGTGGTCCCGGTGGATGCCCGGGAACGCGTGCTTCCGCCCTGGCGCATTCCGACGAGCTTCAGCACGTCCTCCACGGGTAACCCATCCAGCACGAACTCGGATTCACCGAGTTCGCGTCGCTGTTCGAGATACCGGCGAAGCCGATCCCTGGCGTCCACGATGGCGGGTGGGGTGGAGTTGGTCAGCGCGCGCGGCGGCGCCACGCACAGGGGGAGAGACAACGCGCCGCGCCGGGACCGGAGTCACGGCGCGGCATCTGGTCCTGCAACCTCAGGGGACTCAGGCCGATGGGCGACGCCGCGGGACGACCTTGTAATCGATCTCGCCCGAGGTGAGCTCTTCGAGCGCCCGCGTGGTGAGCTTCTTTTCGTTGATCGAGCGGTCGCGCGGGAACTCGTTCAACACGCGCGCAAACTTCGCGGCGATGAGTACGCTGAGATACTTGTTGGCCGCATGCTTGGCCACTTCCTTCGGAGTAAAAACCTGCATCAGTCGTCCTTGCTGAAGACGTGAATTTCCTGCTCGAGTTGCGCGATGAGCCCCTCGACCTGTGCTTCGACCTCATGGACCCGGTCGTGCCGGAGTCCTTCCGCATCGACGATCGCACTCACCTGATCGACGGCCCGGTCAAGATTGTCGTTGACGACCACATAGTGGTACCGCCCGACTTCTCCCAACTCGGCCCGCGCGTTGCGCAATCGCACCAACAGTCGTTCACGATCCTCACTTTTTCGCGCCGACAGCCGGGCCTTCAGCACCTCGCCTGAAGGGGGCAGCACGAAAATGAGCACCGTATCCGGAAACGCGGTGTGAAACTGCCGCGCCCCCTGCACATCGATGTCCATCAGGACATGGCGCCCGGTGGCCAGTACCCGCTCCACCTCACTGCGCAGTGTCCCATAAAAATTGCCGTGTACCTCGGCCCACTCCGCAAACTCACCGCGGTCGACGGCGGTATGGAACGCGTCCCGGGAGAGGAAACGGTAGTCACGACCATCCACTTCCCCCTCGCGGGGGGCGCGCGTCGTGCAACTGACAGAATAACCCAAATCGGTCCGTCGCTCCAGCAGGCGACGGGCAATTGTGGTTTTGCCACCCCCAGACGGGGCGGACAATATGACCGGAAATGTGCTCACTCGAGATTCTCAACCTGCTCGCGGATTCGTTCCAGCTCTTCCTTGAGCCCAACCACCTCGTGGAGGATCGGGGCGTCAGCGGCTTTGCTACCGGTGGTGTTCGCCTCCCGAAGCATCTCCTGCAGCAGGAAGCCCAATCGCTTGCCGACCGGTTCCCCCTCGGACTCGTTGAGGGTGGCGCGGAACGCCACGATGTGGGACTGGAAGCGGTCCAACTCCTCGGCAACATCCATGCGATCCGCCAACAAGGCGATCTCCTGCGCCAAGCGGACGTCGTCAACAGCGACACCGTCGGCCAGTTCGCGGACCGACTCGCGGAGCCGGTCGCGATGGGCCACAATGCGTGCCGGGGCACGGGCAGCAATGCGCGACAGCGCCCCCTCAATGACCTCCAGACGTTGCCGGAGTACGAGGGCCAGCCGCTCCCCTTCTTCGGCCCGTGCTCGTTGCAACGCGTCCAGCGCCGCGTCGACAATGCCAACCAGTTCCGCCACGGTGCCGGTATCGTCCTCTTCGCGCGGTGCGGCCATCACGTCGGGCATGCGCAGCACACTGGCGAGGTCAACTCCGCCCGATAGGCCATTGGCTTCCACCAACGCCTTCAGCTGCGCAGCCGCGGCGGCAAAGCGCGCTTCATTGATCGCGACCGGGGCATCGGCCATCCGCTCGGCCCGGGCGGTCAGCGTGACGTGGCCGCGTGCGACCTTGAGGCGCATGGCTTCACGTACATCGGACTCCCAGCGCCCAAAGGCCCCGGGCACTTTGATGCTGGGCGAAAAGAAACGGTGGTTGACGGTTCGCACGTCCACCACCACGCGCAGTGCGCCCACCGTTCCTTCCGCCTGGCCATACCCTGTCATGGAGCGAATCATTCCCGAATCATAACCTCGCGGCGGCAGCACGGGGATGCCGACCTCAATTCGAGAACTCCCAGCGAACGCCGTACATCTGAACAGCGGGGGGCATGGTGATCCCGCGAATCTGCTCGTATTGCCCGCCGGTGAGGTTGCGATACTGGTAGAACAGCGTTCCGCGCTGGAGTCGAATTTCCAGCAGGCCGGTGGCCACCTGCGCCGGCTCTGTCGTCCATTTCAGCGGATCTTCGTCTGGCCCATAGAAGAACGGCACGCCGGACCGACTGTCAAAGATCAACCGCGCATTGAAGCCGAACTGCCCTTTGGGGAACTTGCTCCTCCACTCGGAGATGAGCGCAATTTCCGTGCGGATTTGTGTCTTGGGGCGATTGTATTGTGCCGCATCCCAGCTCACGGCCTGCACATCCACGTAGACATCCTTGTACAACCGACCGTTGGCGGAGACCGTGACACCGGTCGCGGGATTGGCGGCAATCACCGACGGCGTGGGGCCCAGCAGCGGCAGCGTTCCGTAGACCGTCGCATCGTCCCGGATCACGCCACCGCCAAACCAGAGTCGTTTGACTTTCACGGCAGCCTCCGCACGCAGCGTGCTGGCCGCTGGCCGCCCCGTGGTGTCGTCGGGTGACCGGCTGCTCCGCCCCACCACGACCGCCAGCCATGGTACTGGCCGCACGCGCGCAAAGAGTTCGGTACGATCGGTGGAGTCCCGACCGTTGCGCTCAACCCACGCACCGGCATCAAGCTTCCACCACTGCGCCTGGGCACGGGCTACCGGTGCTTGTTCAAGGGTGCCCGCGCGGGGACGCAGTCGATTGGTCAGCGACGCGGTCCACCAACTACCGCGATATCCCACCGCGACCACGTGTTGCGTTTGCCCACGGATCGTATCCCCTTCCACGACCACTGTATCACCATCCGTGATGATGGTCGTATCCCTTCCCTGTTGCTTGGTACGGAGCGCGTTCATGATGGCCTGTGACCAGAAGCCCCGGGTCGTGTCGCCATAGCCAACTCGCAGATACCCTTCGCGGCGTTGTCCCTTGAACGACGGCAACGCCAGATAATCCGTCCGTGGCGTGTGGGCGTCTCGTTCGCGACCGATGGAATTGGCAAATCCATCGACGCTCAGCTTGCCGCGTGACCATCCCACGCGTGCATAGAAGGACTGCGACTCGCCATCGCTTCGCAACCGCGTGCTGCCTTCGGTCCCGCCAAATGCCGACACGCGCCCGGACTGTGTCGCAATCTGCTGTCCGCCGAGCTGCAGTACCGCTCCATTCCGCCATCGCCGCGCGAGAAAACCACGAAATGCGTTGGTGTTCAGGTCACCGGTGAAGATGTCCACGCGTGTGGCAGGGGTGATACTCGTAACCGTTTTGGAGCGAAGCCAGACCCGAACCTCCCCAGGCGAGCGTTCGAGCACCACCTCATCGAGGTTCCAGATGGGGACATCGGTGAGGTCGAGCATGCCGCCATTTCTTGGCTCAACCGCATCAAGTTCGACGCCATCGAGAAAGATACGAATACGCGACGCGTCTCCGTTCAATGACGCGCCGTGGAGCCCCGCGAACCAACCGCTGCGGTATGTGGTGATACCCGGAACCCGATCGAGCAGATCGGCAAGATTGATGGCCCCCGATCCCATGATGGAATCGCCGCGCCACCGAAGGCGATCGACCGTCTCCATGTTGCGCGGCGTTTCAAAGCGTGCCAGCGGCGACCGGATGGTATCCCCGGCTTTCACCTTGGCCAGACTGTCAGCCACCTGCCGGGCCCGCGCACGCAACGAAGAATCCGCCTCCGGAGACCTCCGCGCGGCGCCGCTATCCGGCGACGGCACCGGCACGCTGACGCGCACGGAATCGGACTTCCGGAGCGTGTCGGGGCGCACCTGTGCCTGTACGGACGACACGCCGGCGGCAACGAGCGTGACCATCGTCACCAGAGCGACGACGGTCCGCTGCACCCACTGGCGGGCGCACCGCCCTGGCATACGAACGGTCACTGCCGCGCGCGGGCCCGCACGAACTCCACGAAGGTCCCGACGGGTGTCCCCGTGGGCCCCTTCGGAATCCATCCCAGATCACTCTGCGAATAGGCCGTACCGGCGACATCGAGATGGACGAACGGATACCCGTCCACAAACTCCTGCAGGAAGAGCGCCGCGGTGATGGAGCCGGCCGCACGCCCACCGGTGTTCTTCATGTCGGCCACATCACTCTTGATCTGCTCCTTGTACTCATCCCACATGGGCATCGGCCAGCCGGCTTCACCGGCCGCGGCCCCGGCGGCGAGCACTTCGTCGGCGGCAGCCTTGTCGGTACTGAACACCCCCACCGCGTTTGCGCCGAGGCCGATCACAATAGCCCCCGTGAGTGTGGCAGCGTCGATGACGATGGCGGGGTTGTAGCGCTTGGCGAAAACCAACAGGTCGGCCAGCACCAATCGGCCTTCGGCATCGGTGTTGATGATTTCGATGGTCTTGCCGTTGGAGGCACGTACCACATCGCCCGGCTTGACCGCTTCACCCGATGGCATGTTGGTCGTGGACCCGATGATACCGACCACGTTGATCGGCAGCTTCAGACGGCCGATGGTTTCCATCGCACCCATGACGCCGCCGGCCCCGGACATGTCGAACTTCATCCACTCCATCTCCGGTGCCGGCTTGATGGAGATGCCGCCCGTGTCAAAGCAGAGTCCCTTGCCAACGAGCACGACCGGCTGCTGGTCGGCAGGTCCGCCCCGGTACTCCAGCGCCACGAGACGCGGCTCTTGTGAGGTCCCCTGCGCGACACACAGAAATGATCCCATCTGCAGATCGGTCATCTCGCGCCGCCCCAGCACCGTGATGGCCATGCTGTGGCGTAGGGCAATCTCCTGGCCCACTTCGACAAATGTGTCCGGTGTGCAGTAATTGCCCGGCATCTGTCCGAGCCGCTTGGCAATATTCTGCCCTTCACCAATCGCCACACCAGCCTCGAAGGCGGCTCGCACGTCGGCGGTATCGGGTGCCAGTATGGTTACCTGTTCGAGTCGCGCCCGACGATCCTTCTCCGGGGGCTGCGTCTGCAAATCAGGATAGCTCCAGCTGCCGGCCATAGCGCCGATGGCCAGCCCTTCAATGGCGGCCGCATCGACATCGGGCACGTAGAGATGCATGGCGCCGGTGCCCAGCTTCCCCGCCTGCCGAGCGGCAATGGCCGCTGCACGACGCGTCGCGGTGCGAGTCAGAGGGGCGCTGCCACGCCCCACCAGCAATACCCGTTGGGCCCCACCGTCACCACCAACGAGCAAAAGTGTTTCATCCTTGCCGCCCCGGAAATCCCGGCGCGCCAGCGTGCGCGCCAGGGCCCCCTGCAATGACGCATCCACGTCTACCAAGGCATCGATCAACGTTGGGTCGGCGGGGAGGATGATCGCCAGCAACGGAGTCTCAATGGCGGCGGGAGCCAAATGAGCAAGCGAGAACGTGAGCGGCATGAGTCTGGTGCGAAGGGACAGTCACCGACCGGATTCGGTCAGGGATCAGGGCTCGGGGAAGCTAGGCGGCATCGCGTGCGAGCGGCAAGCGCGTGATCACCTCCATGGCCACCCGACGGGAGACGGAGACCGCGAGCAATGTACCCGGAACGACGAAGCCCGATCCCAGACGGGATCGGGCTTCATGCAACTGGGGCGGGTGGACTCGAACCACCAACCGTCCGATTAACAGTCGGATGCTCTGCCATTGAGCTACACCCCATCAATGCTGCTCAGCCCGGCGCATTTCCCGGCGCTGCCCCACTGAGTTCCGTCTGCACCACCCCTACGCGCAACGCACACCACCCGTTGACCCGCACCTTGTGCGCACCCCCCAACTGTTTCGTAAGAGGCGAGCATGCCCAGAGTGGGGGTCGAACCCACATGACCTTGCGGTCGACGGATTTTGAGTCCGTTGCGTCTGCCGATTCCGCCATCTGGGCGCACAAACGGGCGCCAAGAAGACGCCCGCCAGTGAACTCCAAGTGTACATCGATGCGCGTGCTCCCGCTACCACCGGGGCGGGACTTCCTGCGGCATCTTGCGTGATCAGGGAATGCCGGCTGGCGGGCGCCGTCGATACGGCGTACCCGTCCCAGCGGTGGGATTCCCCGAGCTATCCGCCCCCAACCGCCGCCGCTGAAGCTCCTGCATGCCACGGCGCAGCTCGTCTTGCAGGGCGAAATACCGCGCACGCTGCACCGGCGTGAGGAAGCGGGACAACTCCCGCTGCTCCTGTTCCAGCAACTCAAGACGCCGCCGCTCAAGCCGGGGCATTTGCTCCAGCAACTCCACGACCCGCGCTTCATTCGCGCTATCCCCAGCCTGCAACTCTTCACGCATCGCCTGGCGGGCTTGCATTTCATCGCGCCGCAGCACGCGACGTGCCCCTTCGGCCCTCGATGCGACTTCGCGCAGCTTTACCGCCTGCTCATCGGTCAGTTGCAGGCGCTGACGGACCATATTCTCCACCCGCTGCTGAAAGCGCTTTTCGAGCTCCTGGCGGCGCGGATCATCGGCGCGCCTGCCACGAATCTCGCGTGTAGGCGGCTGCCCCGCCGGTGGCCCACTCTGGGCCATCATGAGCGCTGGGCCCAGGGACATCACCGCCACGCCAAGCCAAACTGCGCGACGCAGGGTCATGGTGCGGTCCCCCCACTGGTCGGGGTCATCGGGACGCCGGGTAGCGGTTCCGTGTTTGTTGCTCCATCCCACCGGTCCAAACGGTCCAGCATGCGCTGCAACTCCGCCTCGGTGTAATCGCCCAGATCACCGTACGAAACCGACACATCCGGTGCCTCTGGCCGTACCGAAGCAGCAACGGCAACGGTCTCTGGGTGTGCCTTGCCCGCGAGCTGCGCGGCAACCACTGACGCGCTCTCCCCCACCTGCAGGGTACTGGCCGCCGGCGACTGCACCGTCGTGACTCCGCGCCGTGCCACCAGAATTGATGTCCCGCCGGCAATGACCACGCCGAGCGTCGCCGCCAGGCGCCACACCGACATGCCAAAGACCTGCCCGCGTCCTTTTCGCGAATGCATCGACGGCGGTGACAACGGCCGCTGACTGGTCGCTGCGGACAAGGATCCGGCCTCGCGCACCAGTCGCGGGCCACTGGCGGGGGCCAGCGGCAACGCCGCCACAATTCGTGCGACATCGGGAACGGCCACTCGGGGCCGCGACGCCCGCACCAGGCGGAGCACGGCAAGGTCATCCGCACACCATTGGCACACGGCCACGTGTGACGCAATCCGTGCCGCACCGACGTCGTCGAGCGATTCAGCCACGTAGTCCGGCAACAGATCCTGCAGCTCGGGGCTGCGGCACTCAGTCATGAAGAAACTCCTTCACCGCGCGCATGGCGTTGTGATAATGCACCCGTGCCGCTCCCTCGGTAGATCCGAGGATCTCGGCAATGTCCTTGTAGCTCCGTCCTTCCTGCACCCGCAGCGTGAACACGTCACGCTGCATGCGCGTCAACTGCGCCATCGCACCAGCTACGCGCTGCGCCGCTTCGTCAGCCATCAGTGCGTCGAGCGCGTCAAACCCGCTGGCCGCGTGCGTGTCATCGATCTCCACGTCGTGACCGCGTCGCGCTTGCGCGCGCCGCCGATCAATAACCAGGCGCCGTTCAATCGTGAACAACCAGGTGCGAAGTGAGCTATCGGCACGAAACGTGTCCATCGCGGAAAAGGCCCGGATGAAGGTGTCCTGTACCAGTTCATCCACGTCATCACTGACTCCCAACCGACCGGCGAAACGCGCCAGCGCCTCAGCATGCCGCTCGACAAGTGCCGTTGCAGCCCGCTGGTCGCCCGCCTTCCACTGTTCGATGAGTGCGCCATCAACCGTGGCGTCCTCCTGCTGGGTGGCATCGATCATACGTTCGGAATATTGGACGAGTGGTGTCCCAATGTGTTAAGGCGGTCGAAAAATCAGGCCGGGGGGGGGCCGATTGACCGGCAGTGATTTGCGGGGCAGCTTGACGATCATGCCTCCTTCCCCCCGCCCAATGTCCATTCGCGCACCCGCCATCATCGCCCACCGGGGAGCCTCCCGGGACTTCCGGGAGAACACCATGCGTGCCTTTCAGAGGGCATTGGAGCTTGAGGTGGATGGCATAGAGTTGGACGTTCACGCCACCCGCGACGGGGTACTGGTGGTCCACCATGATGCCTCGCTGCCAATGCACCACGGGGAGGCGGTGGAACGTGTGCCGCTCGTTCGTTTGTCCGCCGCCGAACTGGCCGAGTTCCGACTGCCGAGTGGCGACCCCATCCCGACACTGGACGAGATCTTCCGGGCTGTTGGCGACCGGGCAACCGTCTATGTCGAGGTCAAGGCTCCGAATGTGGAACCCATGGTGGCGGCACTGCTCGACCAGCATCCGGAGGTCCGCAGTGCGGTACACGCCTTTGACCACCGCATTCCGGTCGGTGTTCGTGCCATTCGTCCAGTGACCATGATTGGGCTGTTGAGTGCGTCATACCCCCTTAACGTTCAGGGGGTTATATCGGGGTCGGGCGCCACAATGTTCTGGCAACACGCCGACCTGATCGACGAACGGCTGGTGCAGGCGGTACATGAGGCCGGCTTGCAGATCGTCGCTTGGACGGTTAACAGTGCGCGCCACGCGCGCCAGCTGGCGGCGTGGGGCGTGGATGCCCTGTGTACGGATGTGCCGGACGAAATCAGGACGGCGCTTGCGACGGGTCCGTCGGGGGCGGAGGCGGCGTAGCGGTATCTGGCGCTCCCGCTGGTGGCTCCGTCATTCCGGCGGCTGCCCTGGCAGCGGCCAGCTCCGTTTCCAGCCGCCGCGCATCGGTATCCCGGCTACGGAGCGCGTCGGTGAGACGCTGGCGGGCATCGGCATCGAGCTCTCCTCCCGCCTCTGCGGCGCGAAATATCGCGTATCCCAACGCCTCGGCGGCCTTGTCGGCCTGCTCCCGAGCGCGATAGGCATCGAGGCGCAGCTTGCCCTCGTCGAAGACGTCCTGCGCGGCCTTCCCAGCCTTATCGATGCCCTGTCGGACCTTGTCCCAGATTGCCATGATTTCCTCGTGGGTGATGGATCTAGAGGCACTACGGGGGCACACCCCGTCAGGTTACGAGCCCGGGACGGTGGGAACAAGACAAAGGGGCAGGACACCGACCGGTGCCCTGCCCCTTTGGTGGTACGAAGCGCTTACGCCTCGACCAGCTCCTCGGACGTCTCTTCGACGTACTCGACGGGGACGACGTTGACCTTGTACGCCTTCTTGTTCTTGTGGGCGAACTGCACCACGCCATCAACCAGCGAGTAGATGGTGTAGTCGGTGCCCATACCTACGTTGGCACCCGGGTGCCACTTGGTGCCGCACTGACGCAGGATGATGTTGCCAGCCGTGACGAACTCGCCGCCGTACTTCTTGATGCCGCGGTACTTCGGGTTCGAATCGCGGCCGTTGCGTGAGGAGCCGACGCCCTTCTTATGTGCCATGACGAATACTCCAGTGAGGAAGCGCGCGGGCTACCCGCGCGCCGCCGGCGCTCAGCCGAGGGTGATGTCCTTGATACGAACTTCCGTGAACTTCTGACGGTGGCCCTGCTTGCGCGCGTAATTCTTGCGGCGCTTGAACTTGAAGACGATGATTTTGTCTTCGAGGCCGTGCTTCACGATCTCGGCCGTCACCTTCGCGCCGGCGAGCGTGGGCACGCCCAGGCGGACCTGCGTGCCGTCGGAGCCGATGAGGACGTCGTTGAATTCGACGGCCGTGCCGGCATCACCCAGCAACGAAGGGATCCGAAGGGTCTTGCCCGGCTCAGCACGGAACTGCTTGCCGCCGGTGCGGATGATCGCGTAGCTCATGGTTCTTTCCAGTGATGTGCGTTCCAAACGTAGCCTAGAAGCTTATCAGACCACGGGTTAGCTGTCAACTACCAGCCAGCCCATTTGCTCAGGCAAGTGCGTACTGCTGGGTTACGTCGCGCTGAGCGCCACGAACCACCAACTTGATCTCGTCGGGCTTGAGCAGAGGGTCGTCCCGCAGCTCCAGGGGGAAACCGGCCAATTTTTCCAGCCGTTTCACGAAATCGTGCTCCTGTTCCAGAACATGGAGTGCCACCTCGGGGTGGAGCCGAAGCACCACCGATTCCTTACGGCCCTCGGCGGCCATGCGACGCACGGCCCGCTCGGTACGCCGGACAATGGTTTCCGGGGTAAAGATCCGCCCGCTCCCGGAGCAGGTCGGACAGGCTTCCGTCATACTCTGGTAATGGCTCTGGCGCACCCGCTGGCGGGTCATCTCCACCAACCCCAGATCGGACACGGCAAACGCCTTGGTGCGCGCTCGATCGCGCCCGAGGTGTGTGCGGAGCTCGTGGAGTACCTTGTCGCGGTTGCCCTGCGTCTCCATGTCAATGAAGTCGCAGACGATAATGCCGCCCACGTCCCGCAACCGGAGCTGTCGCGCGATTTCCCGCGCCGCTTCGGTATTGGTTTTGAAGATCGTTTTCTCAGGGTCGCGCTTGCCGGTGTACCGCCCGGAATTCACGTCGATGGACACCAGCGCTTCGGTCTGCTCAATGATGATGTATCCACCGCTGGGCAGATCACACCGTCGCTTGAAGAGATCGCGGATTTCCGTTTCGATCTCTTCCTTGTCGAAGAGCGGGACCGTCTCTTCGTAGAGCTTGACGCGCTCCACGAGTTCCGGCGCAATGCCCTGCAGGTATTCGGTGATCTCGTTGTAGACCTGCTTGGAGTCTACTGAGACCCGCTCCACCTTCGCGCTGAACAAGTCGCGCACCAGCCCGCGCGTGACATTGGTTTCGCGATGCACCAAGGCCGGCGCCCGCAGAAACTGCGTTTTGCGCTTGATCCGCTTCCAGTTGTTCATGAGCGTGTTCAATTCACGCTCGAACGTTTCCTTGGTGGCGTCTTCGGAGACGGTGCGGACGATTACGCCGCCGGAATTGTCAGGGAGCATTTCCCCGACCATGGCGCGCAGCCGCTGCCGTTCGGCGCGCTCATCGATTTTCCGGCTAATACCGACCTTGGACGCAAACGGCATGTACACCAGGAAACGCCCGGCCAGGGACACCTGCGCCGTGACACGCGGCCCCTTGGTGGAAATGGGTTCCTTGGTGATCTGGACCAGGATGTCCTGCCCGCGCTTGAGCAGATCCTGAATGGGACGGACTTCACGGCGACCGCG contains the following coding sequences:
- a CDS encoding glycerophosphodiester phosphodiesterase, with protein sequence MPPSPRPMSIRAPAIIAHRGASRDFRENTMRAFQRALELEVDGIELDVHATRDGVLVVHHDASLPMHHGEAVERVPLVRLSAAELAEFRLPSGDPIPTLDEIFRAVGDRATVYVEVKAPNVEPMVAALLDQHPEVRSAVHAFDHRIPVGVRAIRPVTMIGLLSASYPLNVQGVISGSGATMFWQHADLIDERLVQAVHEAGLQIVAWTVNSARHARQLAAWGVDALCTDVPDEIRTALATGPSGAEAA
- the rpmA gene encoding 50S ribosomal protein L27 codes for the protein MAHKKGVGSSRNGRDSNPKYRGIKKYGGEFVTAGNIILRQCGTKWHPGANVGMGTDYTIYSLVDGVVQFAHKNKKAYKVNVVPVEYVEETSEELVEA
- the rplU gene encoding 50S ribosomal protein L21 gives rise to the protein MSYAIIRTGGKQFRAEPGKTLRIPSLLGDAGTAVEFNDVLIGSDGTQVRLGVPTLAGAKVTAEIVKHGLEDKIIVFKFKRRKNYARKQGHRQKFTEVRIKDITLG
- a CDS encoding Rne/Rng family ribonuclease encodes the protein MKRELLVNATPRETRVAIMEDGQLVELLVDRPDARRMVGDVYLGKVEAVLPGIQAAFVNIGTEKSAFLHAADVVVEDAQVADDDDEDEDEGGDEQGGGSAGGGGRRGRREVRPIQDLLKRGQDILVQITKEPISTKGPRVTAQVSLAGRFLVYMPFASKVGISRKIDERAERQRLRAMVGEMLPDNSGGVIVRTVSEDATKETFERELNTLMNNWKRIKRKTQFLRAPALVHRETNVTRGLVRDLFSAKVERVSVDSKQVYNEITEYLQGIAPELVERVKLYEETVPLFDKEEIETEIRDLFKRRCDLPSGGYIIIEQTEALVSIDVNSGRYTGKRDPEKTIFKTNTEAAREIARQLRLRDVGGIIVCDFIDMETQGNRDKVLHELRTHLGRDRARTKAFAVSDLGLVEMTRQRVRQSHYQSMTEACPTCSGSGRIFTPETIVRRTERAVRRMAAEGRKESVVLRLHPEVALHVLEQEHDFVKRLEKLAGFPLELRDDPLLKPDEIKLVVRGAQRDVTQQYALA